The following coding sequences are from one Musa acuminata AAA Group cultivar baxijiao chromosome BXJ2-4, Cavendish_Baxijiao_AAA, whole genome shotgun sequence window:
- the LOC103983392 gene encoding uncharacterized protein LOC103983392 isoform X1 — protein MGLEEYICNFAGVIGRKLKALKEEEEARSTKRSSQSLAHLATPFDSIRVADDRVSMWVVILCALILFKILRRIFHRDDAFPDIDSSDSDASFAVAARLEKLYGGKAFVGLRIPDADAGVRQHIDVVLVTKREVMVVAVRNFSGFVEIGGNENWVCTSDKKHRPQSHPDPVLEVSKQVAVIESYLEQRGVPLPKGHVIGQVILPHPNCRPAYSISSQLEVVSFVKWRELKPEPRSGLSNWIKGAVGKSDMQDGFCEKLHFILSTSPMWDRLELRGDRNILGEFVEFKGNKNDMQALRNVKRSKVGRFIVQKPSMLGLGRSRLQVLYFPRDYRGEGASSLECKEIAVKPSTEVLFQQMNSKKAKKFKLSSIVSVTLSG, from the exons ATGGGTTTGGAGGAGTATATATGCAATTTCGCTGGTGTGATAGGAAGGAAACTGAAGGCGctaaaggaagaggaggaggcacgTTCCACCAAACGATCTTCCCAGTCGCTCGCCCATCTCGCAACCCCCTTTGATTCGATTCGAGTAGCCGACGATCGCGTCTCCATGTGGGTGGTGATCCTCTGCGCACTGATCCTGTTCAAGATCCTCCGCCGAATCTTCCACCGCGACGATGCCTTCCCGGACATCGACAGCTCCGATTCTGACGCTAGCTTCGCCGTCGCCGCCAG ATTGGAGAAGCTCTACGGCGGCAAGGCGTTCGTCGGGCTTCGGATTCCCGACGCCGATGCCGGTGTTCGACAGCACATAGATGTCGTTCTTGTTACGAAGAG GGAAGTCATGGTGGTGGCAGTTCGGAACTTCTCTGGTTTTGTGGAGATTGGTGGAAATGAGAACTGGGTCTGTACCAGTGACAAGAAGCACAGGCCTCAGTCCCATCCGGATCCG GTCCTTGAAGTTAGCAAACAAGTAGCAGTTATTGAATCATACTTGGAACAAAGAGGGGTCCCTTTGCCCAAAGGACATGTAATTGGCCAAGTCATACTTCCACATCCAAATTGCAG GCCCGCCTATTCTATTTCTTCCCAACTAGAGGTGGTTTCTTTTGTTAAATGGAGAGAGCTCAAGCCAGAACCACGAAGTGGATTGTCCAATTGGATCAAGGGAGCAGTTGGCAAGAGTGACATGCAAGATGGATTCTGTGAGAAACTTCATTTTATCCTGAGTACATCACCAATGTGGGATCG CTTAGAACTTCGAGGTGACAGAAATATTCTTGGTGAGTTCGTCGAGTTTAAGGGAAACAAAAATGACATGCAAGCTTTGAGAAATGTGAAGAGGTCAAAAGTTGGTCGATTCATCGTCCAAAAGCCATCTATGTTGGGTTTAG GTAGATCGAGGCTCCAGGTTCTATATTTCCCCCGTGATTATCGAGGTGAAGGTGCTTCTTCATTGGAATGCAAGGAAATTGCGGTCAAGCCAAGTACGGAGGTCCTTTTCCAGCAGATGAACTCCAAGAAAGCGAAGAAATTTAAGCTTTCAAGCATTGTGTCTGTGACTCTTAGTGGGTAG